A window of Corallococcus macrosporus DSM 14697 contains these coding sequences:
- a CDS encoding spermidine synthase produces the protein MRQAGQEWGPAPWRTALAPQVPWKPKRPSRARRRHRTVAALGRVSRAFEYPRTILHVARSASGPIIVSEDDEGRRYLQFGWIGAFQSATWPGFPLRLELDYTRAVAATLAFAPNPSRLLVVGLGGGAIPTFLHAVFPDAHIDAVEIQPQVLDLARRYFGFREDAALHAHLTDGRRFIEAPGAPYDVIILDAYGTRSIPPALATREFLQATQARLTPDGVVVGNVLRKTGRPGSLMDPLWRASFPQLYAFDVRASDNRILVGLPHTRRPQRKELLARAGRLAREWGVSFNLRARVPRRVSRSPRAPRDSHP, from the coding sequence ATGCGGCAGGCAGGACAAGAATGGGGCCCAGCGCCCTGGAGGACGGCGCTCGCCCCACAGGTCCCGTGGAAACCCAAGCGGCCTTCGCGCGCGAGGCGGCGGCACCGGACCGTCGCGGCCCTGGGGCGCGTCTCCCGCGCCTTCGAGTATCCCCGCACCATCCTGCACGTCGCCCGGTCGGCCAGTGGTCCCATCATCGTCAGCGAGGACGACGAGGGCCGCCGCTACCTCCAGTTCGGCTGGATTGGCGCCTTCCAGAGCGCGACGTGGCCAGGCTTCCCGCTGCGGCTGGAGCTGGACTACACGCGGGCCGTGGCGGCGACGCTCGCCTTCGCGCCCAACCCCTCGCGCCTGCTCGTGGTGGGCCTGGGGGGCGGCGCCATCCCCACCTTCTTGCACGCGGTGTTCCCGGACGCGCACATCGACGCGGTGGAGATTCAGCCCCAGGTGCTGGACCTGGCCCGGCGCTACTTCGGCTTCCGCGAGGACGCGGCCTTGCACGCCCACCTCACGGACGGGCGGCGCTTCATCGAAGCGCCCGGGGCGCCGTATGACGTCATCATCCTGGACGCCTATGGCACGCGCAGCATCCCCCCGGCGCTGGCCACGCGGGAGTTCCTGCAAGCCACCCAGGCGCGGCTCACCCCGGACGGGGTGGTGGTGGGCAACGTGCTGCGGAAGACGGGCCGGCCCGGCTCGTTGATGGACCCGCTGTGGCGGGCCAGCTTCCCCCAGCTCTACGCCTTCGACGTGCGGGCGTCCGACAACCGCATCCTCGTGGGCCTGCCACACACCCGGCGGCCCCAGCGGAAGGAGCTGCTGGCGCGCGCGGGGCGGCTCGCGCGGGAATGGGGCGTGTCCTTCAACCTCCGCGCACGGGTACCCCGGCGCGTGAGCCGAAGTCCCCGCGCCCCCCGGGACAGTCACCCCTGA
- a CDS encoding VOC family protein, which yields MQKITPFLWFDGNAEEAMNFYVSVFKKDSKILSLSRAGGSDAAPVISGVFQLHGQQFMALNGGPQFKFTEAISLFVDCQTQEEVDALWERLLEGGGQPQQCGWLKDRFGLSWQIVPSVLGKLLGDKDPVKAQRVMQAMLGMVKLDIQGLQRAYDGAGKQATQA from the coding sequence ATGCAGAAGATCACGCCCTTCCTGTGGTTCGACGGCAACGCCGAAGAAGCCATGAATTTCTACGTGTCTGTCTTCAAGAAGGACTCGAAGATTCTCAGCCTCAGCCGGGCGGGGGGCTCGGACGCCGCGCCTGTCATCTCCGGCGTCTTCCAGTTGCACGGGCAGCAGTTCATGGCCCTGAACGGTGGCCCGCAGTTCAAGTTCACCGAGGCCATCTCCCTGTTCGTGGACTGTCAGACGCAGGAAGAGGTGGATGCGTTGTGGGAGCGGCTCCTGGAGGGCGGTGGTCAGCCGCAGCAGTGTGGGTGGCTCAAGGACCGCTTCGGCCTGTCCTGGCAGATTGTCCCGTCCGTGCTGGGCAAGCTGCTGGGGGACAAGGACCCGGTGAAGGCGCAGCGGGTGATGCAGGCCATGCTGGGCATGGTGAAGCTGGACATCCAGGGCCTGCAGCGCGCGTATGACGGCGCGGGCAAGCAGGCCACGCAGGCGTGA